GCACCTGACGCGCGACCTGGAGAAGTACGCCCAGCAGCGCCGCGAGGCCCGCAAGGCCCGCAAGCGCCACGGCCTGCCCGTGATCGGCATCGTGGGGTACACCAACGCGGGGAAGACCACCCTCCTCCAAGCGCTCGCGAAGCGCGGAGAGCCTGGCGAGAACAAGCTTTTCGCAACGCTCAGGCCCCTCACGCGCAAGGGGTTCCTGCCCGGGCTGGGGGAGGTGCTGTACACGGACACGGTCGGCTTCATCCGGCATATGCCGGCAGACCTCATGGCCGCGTTTCGGGCGACGCTCGAGGAACTCTTGGACGCGGACGTGCTGGTGCATGTGCTGGACGTTTCGCAGGAGGGGGCCCTCGAACGCCACGCGACGGTGGAGGATGTGCTGCGCGAGCTGGGAGTGGAGCAGCCCCGGGTGCTCGCGCTCAATAAGGCCGATCGGGCCGACCCCTACGATGTGGATTTCGTTCAGGAGCGCTTGGGCGGCTTGGTGATCTCCGCGACGAAGCGAGAGGGGCTGGAGGCTTTGAAGCAAGCGTTGGTTCAGGCGCTGGTGGCGCGAGGGGTGCGGCCGCAAGCCTGGGCACAGTACGGTTAGGTAAGGAGACGGGATGAAACGATTCCTCATGGTAGGGTTATTGATTCTTTTGCCGTTCGCGGCCGCACAACAGGACGTGGTGGTCGCCGAGGTGGACGGGGAACCGATCCTGTTGAGCGAGCTGGACCTCCAGTTCGAGCTGTTCCTGCGCGGCGTGTTCGGGCAGCAGGGCGTACCCATCACCGATGAGCTGCGCGCGCGGTTCGCGCCCCTCAAGGCGCAGATCCTGGAGCGGCTGGTGCGGGACCGGGTGGTCCTCCAAGCGGCCCGCAAGGCCGGGCTGGCCGCCTCGGAAGAAGCTGTTCGGGAGCGCCTTATGGGCATCAAGGAGCAGTTCCCCGACTCGGCTGCCTTCGAGTCCGCCCTCGAGGCTTCCGGCATCCCCAGCGAGGACGTGCTCCTCCAGTTGATGCGGGAGGCCCAGACATACAACAACTACCTGGACTGGTTACGGCCCCAGCTCCGCATCTCCGAGCCCGCCATGCGGCTGTACTACTACCTGGATCGGGCGAGCTTCGCGGAGCCGGAGGAGCTTTGCGTGAGCCACATCCTGGTGCGTACGCGGGAGGAGGCCGAGGCGGTCCTGGAGCGCCTAAACGCGGGAGAGGCGTTTGAGGACCTCGCGAACCAGCTCTCGATCGACCCCGGCTCCAACACCACGGGCGGCGCGTTGGGGTGTCACCCGGCCGGTACCTTCATCGAGCCTTTCGAACGGGCCGCGCGGCGCCTCGAGGTCGGCGAACTCACGCGCACCCCGGTCGAGAGCGAGTTCGGGTTCCACGTGATTCGCCTGGATGGGTTCCGGCCCGCGCGCGTCCCGCCGTTTGAGGCCGTTCGGGGCGAGATCGAAGCGCGCTTTCTGGACCGCGCGGTACGGCAGCACCTGGACTACCTCTTCGAGCGGGCCGAGGTGCGCACCTTCCCGGACCGCATCCCCTAGCGCAAAGCCGACTGGGGTGTAGGGGCGGAAGGCCCGCCCCTTGCTTTTGAAGGCATGGACCCAAGGGCTGTACTGACTGCTGAGGCCGAGGCGCGGGGGTTCCTCACCGCCTGGGCCCCCGCCCGCTTACCGGAACCCCCACGTGCCCGGTACCGCGCCTGGATCGCCGGGGGGAAGCACGCGGGCATGGCCTACCTCGAGCGCAACCTCGAGACGCGCCTCGATCCCACGCGCCGCTTCCCCTGGGTGAAGAGCGTGTTGGTGCTGGGCGCGCTGCACGCCTACCCCGACCCCGGCGTGCCCCGGGGCGGGGTGCGGGTGGGGCGGGTCGCGCGGTACGCCTGGGTGCGGGATTATCACGCGTGGTTCGCGCCACACCTCGAGGCGCTCGAGGCCTTGTGCGTGAAGCTCGGGGGGCGGGGGAAGGGGTACGTGGATCATGGCCCGATCCCGGAGCGGAGTTATGCAGCCCTCGGCGGGATGGGGTGGGTGGGGCGCAACGCGATGCTGATCCACCAGGGGTGCGGGAGTTACTTTACCCTCGCGGTGCTCCTCACGAGTTTTGAGGTGGAGCCCGTCCCGGCGCACCCGAACCGGTGTGGGCGGTGCGTGCGCTGTGTAGGGGCGTGCCCGACCGGGGCGTTGCCGGGGGACGGCACGCTGGACGCGAACCGGTGCGTGAGCTACTGGACGATCGAGCACCGCGGCTTGATCCCGCCCGAGCTGTGGGACGGGGTAGGGGACTGGTTGTTCGGGTGCGACGCTTGCCAGGAGGCGTGCCCTTGGAACCGAAAAGCCCATCATTTCTGGGAGGGCGTGCGGCCGGATCCGGAGCTGGCGCACCCGGACCTGAGCGCGTTCTTCACGCTTTCCAGCCGGGCGTTCCAGCGGCGCTACGCGGGAAGCGCGTTCCTGCGCCCGGGGCGTGTGCGCATGGCGCGGAACGCCCTGGTTGTGCTGGCCAACACTCGCGACCCGGCGTACCTGTCCCTCGTGCGCCTGGGCGCGGAGGACGTGAACCCCCTGGTGCGCGCCACCGCGGCTCGAGCCCTCGCCCTGCTGGGGGACGCGCGGCGCGCGGAGCGCTTGCGCAAGGACCCCGACCCTCGAGTGGCCGCGGAGGCCACGCGGGCCCTAGAGGCGCTGGGGTGAACGCCCGGTGCGCACGACCTCGGCCACGACCTCGGGCAGGTCCCACGCCTGGATGTCGAACAGGGTTTGCCCGAGGTCGTAATCGACCTTTTGAGAGGAAACGGTAACGCCGTCCGCTCGGGTTTCGAGAACGACCACGTCCGCGCCCGGCTCGCCCCCCAGCGTCATCCCCACCGAACCCGGGTCGATCACGTGTAGCCCGTGCACCTCCCGGTAGAACGGCACGTGGCTGCCTCCCACGAGCACAACCTGCGCGCGGAGCTCCTCGAGGAGGGGCAGGAGCTCGCGGGTTGGAGCGGAGAGGTCCAGCCTTCCGTCCGGGTCGCCGGGCGCACCGTGGAACGCCCGCGCCCGGCCGTACGCCGTGAGGAACTTCCGCATGGGCGGCAAGCTCCGAAGGAACTCGATCTCCTTAGGGGTGAGTTGCGTCAGCGTCCACGCCAGCGTCTGGTCCGCCACCCCGCCCCGCGAGGGCAACGGAAGCCGGTACGCGACGCGAGCGTCCGCACCCCCCAGGACCGCGAGCACCCCCTCCTGCATAACCCGGCGCACCACCTGCCGCGGATGCGGGCCGTACCCCACGAGGTCCCCCAGGCACAGGACCTGGTCCACGCCAGCCGCGCGGAGCGCTTCGAGCGCGCTTTCCAACGCGGGTAGGTTCGCGTGCACGTCCGAGATAACGCCAAGGCGCATATGCTTCCCTCATTATGCCCCCACCAGGGGCGGACCCGTGGGTTATGCGAAGGCTCGGGCCGGGACGGGTAATCTAGAGCGTAAGGAGGCGGCGGTGTACCTGCCTAAAGACCACCTACTCTGGGACTTTTGGTTGCTCGAGGAGGACGGAACGTACCACCTCTTCTACCTGCGGGCGCCGCGAGCCCTGCCCGACCCCGAGTTGCGCCACGATCGGGCGCGGGTAGGGTACGCGACCTCCCGCGACCTCAAGCGCTGGACGCCGGGGGGCGTGGTGCTCGAACCGGGCGTGCCGGGCAGCTGGGATGACCTCTCGATCTGGACCGGCAGCGTGATCGCGCACGAGGGACGGTACTACATGCTCTACACCGGGCGGAGCCGCGAGGAGGCCGGCCGGATGCAGCGGATCGGGCTTGCGGTCTCGGAGGACCTCGTACACTGGGAGCGGCACCCCGAGAACCCGGTGCTCGAGGCCGACCTCCGGTGGTACGAGGCCGCGGAGGACTCGATCCTAGGCTTCCTCTCCTGGCGCGACCCGTACGTGGTGCGTCACGAGGGGGTCTTCTATGCCTTGATTGCCGCACGAACGCGCGCGGGCGACCCCATGGGCCGCGGGTGCATCGCCCTGGCCTGCTCGCGGGACCTCGTGCGCTGGGAGGTGCGCCCCCCGGTGCTGGCTCCGGGCTACTTCGCCGAGATGGAGGTGCCCCAGCTCGTCACGCACGCGTCGCGGCATTACCTGTGCTTCAGCGTGCCCCGCCACCGGTACGCGGCCTCGGCCCCCTACCCGCGGGTGACGGGCACGTACTACGCGGTCGCCGATCACCCCGCCGGGAGGTATGGGCCGTCCAGGCTCCTCGTGGGGGACGCGCGGGACGCTGCTTACGGGGGGAAGCTCGTGCGGGACCCCAGGGGGCGGTGGGTGCTTTTGCAGTGGCTGGGACGCGGCGCGAACGGGGCGTTCGTCGGGGGGCTTGCAGACCCCCTCCCCGTGCGCGTAGAAGGGGATCGGATGGAGGTGGAGGCGTGATCCTCGCGGCAGGCGAAGCCCTGATGGACCTGGTGCCCCAAGGGGCGGCTTACCTGCCCCGCCCTGGCGGCGCGCCCTTAAACGTCGCGGTGACGCTGGGGCGGCTCGGGGTGCGGGCGGGGTTTTTAGGCGGGCTGGCGCGGGACGCCTTCGGGCGGCGGATCCAGCAGCACCTCGAGGCGAGCCGTGTGGACCTGGGGTACGCGGTGAAGACGGACCAGCCCACGCCGCTCGCGTTCGTGACGCTGGAGGATGGGGAGCCCCGGTACGCCTTCTACCTGGAGGGAACGGCCTTGATGCTGGAGCGCCTGCCCCGCCTGGGACCCGAAGTGCACGCCGTGGTCCTGGGGGGGCTGGCCTTAGCCTGGGAGCCGGTGCAGGCGGTGTTTGCCGGGCTGCTCGAGGCCGGCCGGTTTGTCGCCCTGGACCCGAACGTGCGGCCCGCGGCGATCCGGGACCCGGCGCGTTACCGTGAGCGCTTCGCCGCTTGGGTGCCGCGGGTGGACCTCCTCAAGGTAAGCGCGGCGGACCTGGCCTGGTTCTTTCCGAACACCCCTCCCCAGGCCGCGGCGCGGCGGCTTCAGGAGGCAGGGGCGCGCGTGGTGGTGCTGACCCTGGGGGCACGGGGGGCGGTGGCCTTCCTTCCGGAGGGGGAGGTGCGGGTCGCGGCTCCCAGGGTCAAGGTGGTGGACCCCGTGGGGGCGGGGGACGCCTTCCTCGGTGGGCTGCTCGCCTTTTGGGACCAGGCGGGCCTCCTGGACCGCCCCTTCGCGCCGGGGGTGGAGGCCACGCGCGAGGCGCTGGCCTTCGCGGCGCGCGTAGCGGCCCTGACCTGCACGCGCCCGGGGGCCGACCCCCCCTGGGGGAGCGCTTTAGAACACTTCTCACCGTAAGGGTGCTAAGGTGAAGGGCATGCGCGCGATGCTCTGGGGGATCCTGCTGGCCCTAACCCTCCCTCCCTTTCCCCTGGGGTGGCTCGCTCCCCTGCCCCTCGCCCTCATCCTGCGCGCGTGGCAGGGGCCCCGCCCGGGTTGGGCGGGGTTCTGGAGCGGGCTGGGGTTTTGGGGCGTGCACCTTATTTGGCTTCCGCAGAGCTTCACCGCGCTCTTTGGGGCGTGGGGGTGGGTGCCGTTCGTGCCCCTGGTGCTCCTCGAGGCCCTCCTGTGGGCGGGGCTCGCGCGCCTTTTAGGGCCGCGCTCCGCCCCTGCTTTGGTCGGGGGGTGGGTGCTGCTCGAGGCCGCGCGCGGCTGGGGAACCTTCGCTTTCCCCTGGGGGTACGTGGGGTACGCCCTGACCGAGGCGCCCGGGCGCGTGCTGGCCGCGCTGGGCGGCGTGTGGCTCCTCTCCCTCGTGGTGCTCCTCACTGCCTGGGGCCTCGAGCGCCGCCGCTGGTGGGTGCTCGTGCCCTGGGCCCTGCTTTGGGTCCTCCCCCTGCCCGAGTCCCTCCCCGAGCCCGGCCGGACGGCCCTGCTGGTGCAGGGGGCGCTGAACCCTCTCGATAAGGCCCTGGGGCGCGTGGACGCGGCGCGGTACCGGGCGCTCACCCTGCAAGGACTGGCCGCGCACCCCGGAGCGGACCTCGTGGTCTGGCCGGAGACCGCGGTGCGCGGGGTGCCGCCGGATGCGGAGCGCCTGGTGGGGGGGCGCGCCTTGGTCGCGGGGGTGGCCGTTTACGAGGGCGGGTACCGGAACCGCGTGGTATGGCTTGAAGAGGGCCGGGTCCGGGCCCACTACGACAAGACCCGGCTCGTGCCCTTCGGGGAGTTCTTCCCCTGGCGGGGAGTGCTCGGCCCGGTGTACGCCTTCTTCTTCCAGCGCTTCGGCCTAGGGGACCTTGCGGACACCGTGCCGGGCCGCACGCTGGAGCCCTTGGGGCCCTACGGGGCGTACATCTGCTACGAGTCCACCTTCCCCGGGGTGGCGCGAGCCCTGGTGCGCGGCGGCGCCCAGGTCCTGGTGAACGTCTCGAACGACGCCTGGTTCGGACCGAGCTTCGGTGGCGCGCAGCACTTCGCCATGGGCCGCATCCGCGCGGTCGAGACCGGCCGCTGGCTCCTCAGGGCCGGCAACGACGGGATCACCGCCGCGATCGACCCTTATGGCCGCGTGGTGGCGCAGCTCGAGCCGGGCGCAGCCGGGTACCTGGCGGCCCCTTACGCCCTCACGAGCGGCACCACCCCGTACGTGCGTTTCGGGGACTGGGCGCTGGGGGTGGCCGGGGTCCTGCTCGTGTGGGGCTGGGTTAGAGGGCCCGCGCGGCGGCGGGAGGCCCTGACCCGGTAAAATGCCTCCATGCGGGCTTTGCTTTCGGTTTCGGACAAGCGGGGGCTGGTCGAGTTCGCCCAGGGACTCAAGGCGCTCGGGTTCGAGCTGGTCTCCACCGGCGGGACGTACCGCGCGCTAGAGGACGCCGGTCTCGAGGTCACCTACGTCTCCGACGTGACGGGCTTCCCGGAGATCCTAGAGGGGCGCGTGAAGACCCTGCACCCGCGCATCCACGCGGGACTCCTCGCCAAACCCACGCCGGAGCACGAAGCGGAGCTTCAAGCGCAGGGCATCCCGCGCATCGAGGTGCTCGCGGTGAACCTCTATCCCTTCCGCGAGACGGTCGCGCGCGGGGCGGGGTTCGAGGAGTGCATCGAGAACATCGACATCGGCGGGCCAGCGATGCTGCGGGCCGCGGCGAAAAACTTCGCCGCGGTGCTCCCGGTCTGCGACCCGGACGACTACCCGGCGGTGCTCGCGGCCTTGCGGGAAGGGGTTTCCCCGGAGTTCAGGCGGCGGCTGGCTTGGAAGGCGTTCGCGCACACCGCGGCGTACGACGCGGCCATCGCGAACTGGCTCGCGGACAAACCCTTCCCGAAGCAGCGCTTTTTGGCTTTGGAGAAGGTCTCGGACCTGCGCTATGGGGAGAACCCGCACCAGGCCGCGGCCCTCTACCGCGTGGAGGGGGAGGTCGGGCCGCTCCTTGAGGCGGAGGTCCTCCAGGGCAAGGCCATGAGCTACAACAACTACGGGGACGCCGAGGCCGCGTGGAACCTGGTGAGTGAGTTCGACGCGCCCGCGTGCGTCGCGATCAAGCACCAGAACCCCTGCGGCGTGGGGGTGGGGGCGGGGCCGCTCGAGGCTTACCGGAAGGCGTACGCGGCCGACCCGATCTCGATCTTCGGGGGGATCGTGGCCTTCAACCGGCCGGTGGACGAGGCCACGGCCCTCGAACTGAAGCCGGTCTTCCTTGAGGTACTCCTCGCGCCGGAGTTTACGGAGGGCGCGCTGCGGGTCTTGGCGGCGAAGAAGAACCTGCGCGTTTTGCGGGTGCCCGCACCGGCGCGGGGGGCGTACCTGGACATGAAGCGCTTGCGGGGCGGGGTGCTGCTGCAGGAAGGCGACGCCTTGAACCTCGTGGAGGACGCCCTTCGGGTCGTGACGCCCGAGGCGCCTGATGAGGCCGCGTGGGCGGACCTGCGCTTTGCGTGGACGGTGGTGAAGCACGTGCGTTCGAACGCGATCGTGGTGGCGAAGGACGGGCAGACCCTGGGGATCGGGGTGGGGCAGACCAGCCGCGTCGAGGCGGCCCGGCACGCCCTAGAGCAGGCGGGAGCGGAGGCCCAGGGCGCGGTATTGGCCTCGGACGCGTTCTTCCCGTTTGACGACGTGGTGAAGCTCGCGGCCCAGCACGGCGTGCGGGCGATCATCCAGCCCGGCGGCTCCAAGCGGGACGAGGACTCGATCCGAGCGGCCGCGGAGGCGGGGATTGCCATGGTGTTCACCGGGGTGCGGCACTTTAAACACTGACCGCAGGCTCGAGCAGCCAGACCCGGGCCTCCGTACCGAAGGCCACGCGGGCCTGAGTCCCGATGGGCAGGGTGAACATGGGGTCGGTGTGCCCGAAGTCGAACCCGTAGGCGACGGGGAGGTCGTACCCCGCGGTGGCCCGGAGTAGAACCGCCTCGAGCGGGTCCTCCGGGCCGAACCCCACCTTGGGGTGGAACCGGCCGACGAGGAGCGCGCGGATTTTAGCGAAGGCCCCCATGAGGCGGAGCTGGGTCAGGAACCGGTCCACGGAGGCCGGGCTTTCCGTTTCATCCTCCTCCACACACAGGATCGCGCCCTCGAGGTTCGGGAAGAAGGGGGTGCCGCACAGGGCGAGCATCGTGCCGAGGTTCCCGGCGATCACGGGGCCTTGTGCCGTTCCCGGACGCAAGACCTTGGGTCCGGGGTGCGGCTCGGCCCGCCGAGGGCGGTTGTCCTCTTCGTCCCAGAGAAGGTGTTCGTGGATGAGGATCTCCGAGGGCTCGAGCTCGAGCGGGGCTCGGCCCTCGATGAGGACGGCCTCGAGGTAGCGCCGGGTGTAAGGGTGGAGGCCGTCGGCCTCCCCGAACTGGGGCAGCAGGGCCGGCCCGAGGAAGGTGACGAGGCCAGTCTGGGTGTGCATCCCTAGGTGCAGGGCGGTGATGTCGCTGTAGCCAAGGAACACCTTGGGGTTGTTTTGGATGAGCGCGTAGTCCAGGCCTTCGAGCAGCGCGTTGGCGTTGTGTCCACCAATCGTGCAGAGGATCCCCTTGACCTCGGGGTCCGCGAACATCGCGTGCAGGTCCTCGAGGCGTTCCTCTACGGTGCCTGCGGTGTGGTGATGGTGGTTGAGCGTATGGGGCCCTACCTTCACGCGAAACCCGAGCCGCTGGAGGTGGGCGACGCTGCGCTTAAAGCGCCGGGGGGTGTGGTGGGCCGTGGGTGCGGAGGGGGAGACGACGCCCACCAGGTCTCCGGGATGTAGCGCGGGGGGGCGTATAGGGGGCCGGTCCATTTCATTTAGGGCTTGGGCTTCTTGAGGTACGCCCAGACGACCGCGAGGAGGGCGAGGGCGGCGAGGAGGTTGGGGCCGAGCGGGTACGCGCCCGCCACCGTGTTGAGGTAGAGCGCCCAGCCTATGGCTAGGTTGGCTCCGAGGAGCAGGAGGAGGCGCCAGGGCATTAAAAGAGCGGTTCTTGCGTGACGGTGCGGATCCGCCGCTCGGGCTTGGGTCCAAGCGCATCCAGGGTCTTTTTGAGTTCCTGGATGTCCCGCCACGTGAGGGCTTTGGGGCTTCCGGGGGCGCGTGAGGGGTTACGGAGCAGGTAGGCGGGGTGGAACATGGGGAAGATCTTGATCCCGTGCCACTCGTACCAGTTGCCCCGCACCTTGGTGATTGAGATCTTTTCCCCGAGGAAGTACTGCGCGGCTACGGAACCCAGGGGCGCGATGATCTGGGGGCGAATCAGCTCGATTTGTTTGCTGAGCCACAGGCCCGTGCAGATCTTCGCTTCGTCGGGCAAGGGGTTGCGGTTCCCGGGGGGGCGGCACTTCACGATGTTCGCGATGTACACGGACTCGCGGGGGATGCCGGCCGCTTCCAGGATGCGGTTGAGAAGCTGCCCGGCCTTGCCCACAAAAGGACGGCCTTGGGCGTCCTCATCCGCGCCGGGCCCCTCACCTACGATCATGAGTTGTGCGTCCGGGTCGCCTTCCCCGAAGACCACGGTGTGCCGCCCTTCGGCGAGGCGACACGCGGTACACGCCTGGGCTTTGGCCGCGAGTTCCTCTAGGGTCATGCCTCCTCCCAAAACAAGGCGGGGGGAGGGGCCTCCCCTCCCCCCGGAGCGGGGGTTACTCCACGGGTTTCCGCTGTTTCCGCGCTTCCCGGCGGACCTTAGGGTCCAGCCCGATCATGAGGAAGAAGTTCTCCAACGCGTTCTCCTTCCCCTTGATCTCCGGGTAGGCATCCTCCGCCGTGCCGGTCACGAAAGGCAGGGACTTGTACAAGTCGAGGGCGTATGCAACCACCTCGTCGGGCCCTTTAGTTTCCGCGATCTCCGCCAGCTGCGCGTACACCTCCCGCCGCGCCTCGGCGTGCATCTTGAACACCTCGGGGTTCGGCGTTTCCGGCGAGCGGAGGACGTCTTGCTTGGCAATGCGGCGGTAATGTTTAAGGCCCCGAATGATTTCCTCGGTGGAGAGCGTTACCTTGTACTGCATCCCTGCTCCTTTCCCCCCTGCCCGCAAAAAACCGCCCGGGGTGGTGGGGCGGTGCATCGGGGCGGGAGCGCGCGACTTCATCCTCAACCAATTATAGGGGCTGAGGAAAAGAGGTGTCAATGAAAGAATGAGACGCATTAGACCCGATCCGATCGAGAAAAGTGCGTATAATCAGGAATGTGGAAAGCCTCGGCCCGTACCTCTTGAAACGGGTCCGGTTCCAAGAAGGAACCATCACCGTCCACGAAGGGCAGGACGTATTGACCGGCGCGCCTGTCCTGGTGTACCGCCCCGTTGAGGGGCCGCTGCCGAAAATCCAGTTAGACGGCATCCTTCCCTGGAAGGAAGCAATGGATCACGCGTGGGTGGCCGAGCTGCCTTTTGGAGCGGTGCCTGCCGAACGCTACCGGAACGAGGCGGACCTGGAGCGCCTCCTCGGCTGGGCCCGACGCCTCCTGGCCACCCTTCTCGAGGCTCACACCCTGGGCCTCACCCACGGACGGCTGGGCGTTGAACGGCTATGGGTTAAAGGCCCCAACATCTGGATTGAGGGGCTGGGGGTGCCCGCGGCTCACCAAACCCCGGACGAGGTTGGCGTGGTGGAGGCGCTGAAGGCGCTCGCTGGGGAGTCCTGGATGGCCTGGGCTTACGCGCCGGTGCTGGAAGCCTTTGCCGCGGGGAACCTCTCGCTGCGTGAGGTCGCCGAGGCGTTTGCGGAACCCAAGGCGCTCGAGGAGATCACCGCGCTCGTGGGAGGGCCGAACGTCCAACCCAAGCACGAGGAAGCGCCTGTTTCCCAGTCCGACCGCAACCCGCCCATGGAGACGCCTAAGGAGGAAACCGCGCCTCCCGAGCCTTCCCCCACCCCACCGCCCGCTGCTGAGCCCGAGGCGGCCGGGGCGCCCCCACCCACCGAGGAAACACCTAAGCCTTCCGAAGCGGAGGCGCGTTCCGCGGTCCGGGTGGAGGACGGGGAGGTGTACCGTGAGGCGCCGGTAGAGCGCCCCACCCCCCCGGCCGGACGGGTGATCCGCATCGAGGAAAGCGCAGAACCCGCCTTCGACGTGCTCGAGCCGCCCAAACCCACCCTTGGCAGGTGGGTGCGGGGGGTGGTGTGGGCCCTCGCGCTTTTGGGCATCGTTGCGGCATGGTGGTTCTGGAGCCGTCCGGCGCAACCCCCGGAGGCGGAGGGGTACGTGGTCTGGTTCAACCTCGAACCCCAGGGCCACGAGGCTACCCTCGAGCTGGTCGAGCCGCCGCCTGGCTCGAGCCTGGCGCCGGGCGGGGTCATCGCGCAGATTCCCGGGCCGGTCTCGTTTGACGTGCCGGGTGCGTACCGGTTGCGCATCCAAGCGGCGGGGTACCGCCCGAAGGAGATTCTGCTTAGCGTGCCGCCGGAGGGGCGGGGCGTGACGGTGCGGTTGGAGTCCCGGTAGACTGGGGGCCATGAGCGTAGTCATCCTCGACTTCGGCTCGCAGTACACCCGTTTGATCGCTCGCCGCGTGCGGGAGCTGCGGGCGTACTCGGTGATCCTGCCCGGCACCGCTTCCCTTGAGGAAATCCAAGCGCAAAACCCCCAGGCGATCATCCTTTCCGGTGGGCCGAGCTCGGTCTTCGATCCGGGGGCGCCGAGACCGCACTCGGGTGTGCTCGAGATGGGCCTGTCCATCCTCGGCATCTGTTACGGGATGCAGTACCTGGCCCAGCATTACGGGGGGCGGGTGGAGCGCGCCGGCCGCCGCGAGTACGGCAAGGCCGTCCTCACGCGCTACGAGGGGCCGTTGTTTGACGGGCTGGCCGGGGAGGTGCAGGTCTGGATGAGCCACTCGGACGCGGTCACCGAGCTGCCCCGGGGCTGGCGGGTAGTGGCCGAGACCGAGGAGAACCCGGTCGCGGCGATCCAGTCCCCGGACGGCCGCGTCTTTGGGGTGCAGTTCCACCCCGAGGTGGTGCACACTCCTAAGGGCGCGGAGATCCTGGAGAACTTCCTCGAGGCAGCCGGCGTGGCGCGGGACTGGACGCCGGAGCACACCTTAGAGAGCCTCGTCCGGGAGGTGCGGGAGCGCGTGGGGGAGGAGCGCGTGTTGCTCGCGGTTTCGGGCGGGGTGGATTCCAGCACCCTCGCGCTGCTGTTGGCCCGCGCGGGCGTGGATCACGTCGCGGTCTTCGTGGATCACGGGTTGTTGCGCCTGGGGGAGCGGGCCGAGGTCGAGCATGCCCTGAAACCCCTTGGGGTGAACCTCGTTACGGTGGACGCCTCCGAGCGTTTCTTGGCGGCGCTGGAGGGGGTGACCGACCCCGAGGCCAAGCGCAAGATCATCGGGCGGGAGTTCGTTGAGGTCTTCAAAGAGAAGGCGCGGGAGCTAGGGCCCTTTACCTTCCTCGCCCAGGGCACGCTCTACCCGGACGTGATCGAGTCCGCCGGAGGCGCGGGCGCGGCGAACATCAAAAGCCACCATAACGTGGGCGGCCTCCCGAAGGACCTGGGGTTTGAGCTGCTGGAGCCCTTCCGCTACCTCTTCAAGGACGAGGTGCGGGAGCTGGCCCTTCTCCTGGGGCTTCCGGACACGATCCGCTTACGCCACCCCTTCCCGGGACCGGGCCTGGCGATCCGCATCCTGGGCGAGGTCACCCGGGAGAAGCTCGAGATCCTACGCCGCGCGGACGACCTCTTCATCAGCACCCTCAAGGCCTGGGGCCTCTACCACGAGACCTGGCAGGCCCTGGCGGTCCTGACCCCCGTGCGTTCGGTGGGGGTGGTGGGGGACGAACGGCACTACGGGTACGTCCTCGCCCTGCGCGCGATCACCAGCGTGGACGGCATGACCGCGGACTGGGCCCGGCTGCCCCTCGAGTTCCTCGACGAGGTGGCCCGCAAGATCACCCGCC
This region of Marinithermus hydrothermalis DSM 14884 genomic DNA includes:
- the purH gene encoding bifunctional phosphoribosylaminoimidazolecarboxamide formyltransferase/IMP cyclohydrolase, translated to MRALLSVSDKRGLVEFAQGLKALGFELVSTGGTYRALEDAGLEVTYVSDVTGFPEILEGRVKTLHPRIHAGLLAKPTPEHEAELQAQGIPRIEVLAVNLYPFRETVARGAGFEECIENIDIGGPAMLRAAAKNFAAVLPVCDPDDYPAVLAALREGVSPEFRRRLAWKAFAHTAAYDAAIANWLADKPFPKQRFLALEKVSDLRYGENPHQAAALYRVEGEVGPLLEAEVLQGKAMSYNNYGDAEAAWNLVSEFDAPACVAIKHQNPCGVGVGAGPLEAYRKAYAADPISIFGGIVAFNRPVDEATALELKPVFLEVLLAPEFTEGALRVLAAKKNLRVLRVPAPARGAYLDMKRLRGGVLLQEGDALNLVEDALRVVTPEAPDEAAWADLRFAWTVVKHVRSNAIVVAKDGQTLGIGVGQTSRVEAARHALEQAGAEAQGAVLASDAFFPFDDVVKLAAQHGVRAIIQPGGSKRDEDSIRAAAEAGIAMVFTGVRHFKH
- a CDS encoding S66 family peptidase — translated: MGVVSPSAPTAHHTPRRFKRSVAHLQRLGFRVKVGPHTLNHHHHTAGTVEERLEDLHAMFADPEVKGILCTIGGHNANALLEGLDYALIQNNPKVFLGYSDITALHLGMHTQTGLVTFLGPALLPQFGEADGLHPYTRRYLEAVLIEGRAPLELEPSEILIHEHLLWDEEDNRPRRAEPHPGPKVLRPGTAQGPVIAGNLGTMLALCGTPFFPNLEGAILCVEEDETESPASVDRFLTQLRLMGAFAKIRALLVGRFHPKVGFGPEDPLEAVLLRATAGYDLPVAYGFDFGHTDPMFTLPIGTQARVAFGTEARVWLLEPAVSV
- a CDS encoding uracil-DNA glycosylase gives rise to the protein MTLEELAAKAQACTACRLAEGRHTVVFGEGDPDAQLMIVGEGPGADEDAQGRPFVGKAGQLLNRILEAAGIPRESVYIANIVKCRPPGNRNPLPDEAKICTGLWLSKQIELIRPQIIAPLGSVAAQYFLGEKISITKVRGNWYEWHGIKIFPMFHPAYLLRNPSRAPGSPKALTWRDIQELKKTLDALGPKPERRIRTVTQEPLF
- the guaA gene encoding glutamine-hydrolyzing GMP synthase encodes the protein MSVVILDFGSQYTRLIARRVRELRAYSVILPGTASLEEIQAQNPQAIILSGGPSSVFDPGAPRPHSGVLEMGLSILGICYGMQYLAQHYGGRVERAGRREYGKAVLTRYEGPLFDGLAGEVQVWMSHSDAVTELPRGWRVVAETEENPVAAIQSPDGRVFGVQFHPEVVHTPKGAEILENFLEAAGVARDWTPEHTLESLVREVRERVGEERVLLAVSGGVDSSTLALLLARAGVDHVAVFVDHGLLRLGERAEVEHALKPLGVNLVTVDASERFLAALEGVTDPEAKRKIIGREFVEVFKEKARELGPFTFLAQGTLYPDVIESAGGAGAANIKSHHNVGGLPKDLGFELLEPFRYLFKDEVRELALLLGLPDTIRLRHPFPGPGLAIRILGEVTREKLEILRRADDLFISTLKAWGLYHETWQALAVLTPVRSVGVVGDERHYGYVLALRAITSVDGMTADWARLPLEFLDEVARKITRQVPEIGRVVYDVTSKPPATIEWE